Below is a window of Neofelis nebulosa isolate mNeoNeb1 chromosome 8, mNeoNeb1.pri, whole genome shotgun sequence DNA.
GAAATATTTGCTTTGAAGGCATAACGGCTCAATATTCTATTAATTATTTCAACACCATAAAAAGGCTATTTCACACCATAGCTAATCCACTCTCTGAAAAACATTAAGTAAGACTCAACATTTAgagtaagtttcattctgacctattaatatgaattttttttatttgttagtatcatcttatttccctttattatttAAGGGCAAGTGTATCACCAAAATTAGTTATTTTAGAGCCAGCTCAGAAATTCTCAACTGGGGAAGATTTTTCCCTGcagggaacatttggcaaagTCACAACTGGGGGTGAGGGCCAACTATTGGTATCTAGTGGATGCAAGCCAagaatgctgctaaacatcctacagtggACAGGACAAACCCTAAAGAATTATCTATTCttaaatgtcaatagtgccatgGTTGAGAAACCAAGCTCCGAGTCTTTGAGAATTATTTCATCAGAATGCTAAACATAAAGATTGATGATATGCAAACATTTTGCAATTTAGGACTGACTCAGCTAAATATCTTGATGCAAGGCTGGAAGCAGTCTGGCTGTAAAATACATCTTTGGAAGTGAGAATGGTAAGGTAAAGACAAAAGGTATaataaatgataacaataataatacacAGTGCTTTGTACCTCAATAATCTCTTTCATCCATGGTTCCTAGGGCACTTTATAGACTAATAATAACTACTCTGGTACTCATATACTACCTTTTATCCAAGGATCTCAGATGCCTTCACAACACTCTCACAATGTAGGAagtatcattatccccattttatatgtAAGTAAACAGAGGCACaaaagttaagcaacttgcccaaagccacaggaGTCAGGAGTATCCAATTCCTGACTCAGAGCCTATTAATACTAAGAGAACCAGTCTGAGAGTGCAGTGGTAAGTGTTATTCTAGTTCATTCTATGtctcattttcaaatgaatattGTGTATTCAGTATGTAATCTTtctgcctgccttctcccctcAACACCACCCCCCCCACTTTTTAGAGACCAAAGACTGCTTGATATCCATTTACTAATAAAAAGggatatttactgaatgccttcCTTGAACCAAGTACATAGTGTCAAGTCTTATAATAGCTTAAAAAGTTATGCTGTTGTTGCTGATTTTGTAGTAAAGAAAGCGGAGTTTCAGAGAATTAAAACACCACATCCAAGCTCTCTCAGctacttatgtatttatgttcAGGCACACTGTATCCTCTTTCTGCTATATCCAGCAGCCCTTCCAGGTGAAAATCCTTTGGTAAGTTACAAAGTATATTAATGTGAATCTGCTTAATGCCCAACTCTCCTTCTACCCCcttaaaacccagaaaacaaaatactgtagTGACTCTGTAAAGGAGGGATTTCAGGTGGCAAACCCAGGTTGTTACCAGCTAGGCTCAGCCTTTTAAACCAATTCCCAAGGAAGGCCTTTGATTTTCTAAGGATTTTTTTCCAGAGCCCTCTCACTGTTATGCATGTTTCACCCCAAAAGCCAGACCAAAGACCAGAACTCTGTGACTTTCCCTCTGAGAAATAAATAGCATGTAAATCACTGTCTCCCGATCTTATTTTTGTGGCAGGCACGCACTGATTGCCCACCCACCATGTGCCACCTGGGCAAAACAGGAATACTAAGTAGGAATAAAGATTTATGTTAGGTAAGAGTGTGACTCAGGGCtcgcctacttttttttttttttttttctttttttacaaaatggTGACCTGGCATTTGTAGCCCAGGACAATGATGTGCCCTGACACCACTTGTATGTAGTGAGGTCTGTCCCTTCAGGTGTGGGACAGTGGCAGTCCACGCAGCCCTGATCCAGAAATGTTAAATGACTTGCATCTGAGGAGAAGATACACTGCCTGGTATGTTAAGAGAACAGAGAAGTAAGAGTCAATCACGGCACCAGCCCACATGAAATCAGCATCAACGCAGCTTTCATAACTGGATAGGGAGCTTTGCTGCTAAATTCACGCTCTGTAAAGAGGTGTAGAGACAGGGCTAAAAGGAGAATTCCAAATAGGAATGGGATGCCAATGCAATACACTGGCAAAATGAGTTTTTAGTTTTCTCCGGCAAGCCTAAGATAATTGATAATTCACTGATAATGTAAgcccctctttctttcagctGACCCTTTCACCCAGAGACCACAGACTTTTCTCAGAAGGAAgtgtttgggtttgtttcttttttttttttttttttactgctcttCTGCCTGCCACCCTGGTACATCTGAAAAGCGGGCAGCGACCAGGAAAAGTGACGCGCGACTCTTTTCCCATCCTGGCTAGTCAGGCCTGAATCATCACAAGTTGACTGCATTTTCCCCCTCGGCCAGCAGCCTTCGAGATTTTCCCTCGAAGAATATGTCTTGTACTTAAAAGGAAGAGTGGTGGGAGACGGGGAGGCGGAGAAGAGGACCGGGGTGAAGGGCGTGGAGGGCCGTCCCGCCCGGAGTCGGAGGCGCCGCGGGGCCGCGAGCCCAGGAATGTGCGGTCGGACaggcgggcgcggggcgggctGCAGCGGCGGGCTGGACTAGGCGGCGCGCACCTGAGCGACGGGGGCGGGGCGTCGGCGGGcacgaaccccccccccccccccaccccgcccctcacTGCGCGCCGCGCCCCTCGCGCGCCGTCTCGGCCCTTTCCGCCCGCGCTTCGGCGCCGCTCggctcccctcccgcccctcgctccctccctctttccctccctcctggccGGGGAGCGTCGCGAGCTCCGGCCGCGAGTTTGCCGCAGCTCCTTCCGCGCCGCCGCGTCGGCTCACCTGGGCGCCGACTCCCAGACCCGCGCCTCGTCCCCCCAAACTCCCCCCAGGTAAGGGGCTGCCCGCGCTCGACCCGCGCGCCCGTCCTCCCGAAGCGGCTGGACAACTGGTGTGTGTGCGCGTCCAGCCCCCTCTGCGAGCCGCCCAGGGGCTTCGCGCCTCGCCCAGGCTTGAAGATGTTGGTGGCGGGGACCTTGGGCCGACGGTGGCCGCAGCGAGGGGCAGGAGAGGCGGCGAGCCGACAGGTGGCGGGGTCTGGCCCCGGTCCCCTTACCGCCGCAGGCGCAGACCCCGGTGGGGATGGGGCGGGCGGGCCGGGGGTGGGGAcagtccctttctcctcccctcgaGGGGCGGCGATCGCCGGGCCCGCCGTGTAGGTGCGTCGGAGAAACTTTGCAGGGTGGGGACTCTGCAGCCACTTGCCGCCGGGGACTGGTCGCCGCGctgtgcgggggcggggggctccgAGGCGGGTCGCGGGGGCAGCCCCTCAGGCCAGGCGAGGACCTTAACgcttcccttccccgccccctttTGTGTTTCCCCTCAGACCCGCGGGCCGCTGGGGGAGCCGAGGCCGCCCCCGCGCTCGGGGGTCGTTCCCTCGCATCCTCCGGGCCGCGGGAGggcagaggcggcggcggccggagCCGGGCCGGGCGGCCTGAGGTGAGAGCCCGGCCGGCCCCGCTGGGAATATGGCGACCGGTGGCTACCGGaccggcggcagcggcggcagcacCACCGACTTCCTGGAGGAGTGGAAGGCGAAGCGCGAGAAGATGCGCGCCAAGCAGAACCCCCCGGGCCCGGCCGCCCCGGGCGGGGGCAGCAGTGACGCGAGCGGGAAGCCCCCGGCGGGGGGTTTGGGCACCTCGGCCGCCGCCGCGGCCAACGAGCTCAACAACAACCTCCCGGGCGGCGCGGCCGCACCTGCCGCCCCCGGCTCCGGGGGCGTGAACTGCGCCGTGGGCCCCGCGGCGCTGCCCCGctccgcccccggcccccggcggCCCGAGGACGAGCCGCCTCCCACCGCCGCGGCCGCGGTCTCCGCCTCGGGGGCACCGCCGGCCCGGGGAGACGACGAGGAGCGGGACGGCGCCCAGGACAAGGGCAAGAGCTCGGGCCCCAGTGCCAGGAAGGGCAAGGGGCAGATCGAGAAGAGAAAGCTGCGCGAGAAGCGTCGCTCCACCGGCGTGGTCAACATCCCCGCGGCAGAGGTGAGCGGGCGGGGCGCCGCGGAGGGAGCTTCCCGGGGCCCCGGGGGCAGAGGTCCCCCACTCCAGCTCGTACTTTTATCCTTTCGCTGAGTTATGCAGGCCGAGGGTGATGGAGTTTTACTGTGAGCAAATGCTTCCTGGGAAGTTCCCCAAACGCAAAGTAGGACACGTGCTTTTCAGGCTTCCTGGCTGAGGTCTCCGATTCAGGATCCTTCTTTACATTGGTGGAAAGACTACTCGTGGTTCCAGGACTTGCCCGCTTAGGGttgtttgtttctgcttcatCAGTTAGAAAAATTGATTAATGGTGATGACGACATACGCTGTTTAGTTTCCCACGTGCCCCTCGGAAGTTATcagattttttatctcttttctcttgaCAGTGTTTAATACCACCTGTAAAGAAACGTGGCCTTAGCACTGTGCGAGACAGCTTTATCTTTCAGTGTATCCAAGATGAGTGTATCTGAATGAGTGTATGCGCTGTTTCATATCTAAGCCAGCTTTTGGGAAGAGCGctccccatcacacacacacacacacacacacacacacacacacacacacgcgcgcgcgcgcgcgcgcgcacagtTTATTCTGAGTGGTATTTAGGACAACAGGAATGCTGTAACAACCCACAGTTCTTTTTGCTAAGACGATCTTTCCGTGTATTTAAGTATTTGGCCCTGCGTATTCTGGAAAACATTTGtggtagggtttttgtttttgttttgtatttttgagcAGTCTCAACATTCCTGCAGGCAGCAACGTCTTTCTATTAGAGTGAGTGGTGAAACATTTTTACTTAGTGTGTAACCGCACCTATCTCTaccctcaaaaaatttttttctaagcaaaTTTTGGTTACTTGAATAGAAGTGCACGAGTTTTGGGAAGTGATTCCACAACCTTGTTTCACCCAAAGAAGTTGTATCATTTTCTCATTGGCTCATTAggttttactcttaaaaaatttttttttttttttttactcgtGGCCTTGTAATGTATTCAACTTTGATACCTAGTTAATAATTAATAAGAATATGCTAACTTCAGTTGTGGTTCAAGTAAAAACATTCAGAGTAAGCTAGGGTATATGTCAAACATACCCAGCTTTTTAAGTGTTAATATGATTTCCATACCTGGAAAATCACAGTTTGTCTTTGAAgggtatatttttatatgcatgtTTCAGCGAGATTTTATCAGCCAGCAAAACTGTCCTCTGTGGTTTGCTACTTGCACAAAAGATCTGTTATTCATTAAATTGCTTTAAAAGGAATTCATGAGAGTGGTAATCAaatttctagggttttttttttttttttttttggttgttgttgttaaaaatatGAAGATTAAGGGGAAACTAAAGACAGGGCTCTGGAAAAGCTACATtcctcaactttatttttaaaagtagctgATGGTCCAAATAAAAGAATTAGTCATTTTCAGTCTTTTCCTCATTGTTCATCTGACAGGGGTCTTATTTTGGGAAATATCTTGGCAGATGTTAAACTTCATTTTTTGTCAGGCTGCTTGCACTAGAATTGTTACTTCTCCagtaccttttttgtttttgtttttaacaagcaTTATGTTTACCGGGGGAAATAAGTGTGGTGTATCATGCGAGATCCTAAGAAACATCCATTGTTAATGCTCCTGCTTTGGGTTAGGGAACATAGTGCTGAGAATGTAGATCATTCCCCACTACAATTGAGTCTAATACTCTGGAATGTTTTTCGTTTGGGTGTTGGCAACTCCTAAATTTaatcttccttaaaaacaaacaacccagggtaccattttttttgtctgtggAATTTGAACCTTTTTTATTGAATAGAGAGTTGAGGACTGCTTTCTTTTTGTGGTAACTATGGCTCTATCTGTTGCTGTAGGACGCAACAAAACATGGTAATGTTTTAACGCAGTACCTAATTAGCAGGCATACTTCTTGAGTGCCTTCTCATATTTTCGTAAAAACAGCTTAAGTCGTtcagattattttaataatggtAAATATATGACACAAAACTTTAAAGATGGGCCAGCTTTATATTCTTCAGGTTGTATTTTTAGAATTGTGTGCCATTCATTTCTCCTAGTAGTTTCAACATTGAGAATGTCAGTTGGTGTGGAGTTTCTTGTGTAATGTAGCACTGTTGGTTTAAGAAGTCAtatcatattttataaagttttcagGTGTGTAAAtatcagaaaagcagaaaattattAATCTGTCAACATTCAGAAATAGACTTGTATTATATGTGATGTTGAGAAAGACTCTCTTATTTTCAGACAGTATTCTCAACCAAGTTTCTATTAGGAAAGTAGCATATAATTCATGTGCAAAAGCCTATTTTTGTGGTTGATAAACATTAAGTTCCATCAGgaagtatttattaaacatctgttTGACACATTCACTGTGACTTTCATTAACTTATCTTACTAATtacagaatattataaaatttgttGTAAAGGCTACCTGACAACAGCTAAAGATATCACAAACAGCAACAAGATAA
It encodes the following:
- the PAWR gene encoding PRKC apoptosis WT1 regulator protein isoform X1; translated protein: MATGGYRTGGSGGSTTDFLEEWKAKREKMRAKQNPPGPAAPGGGSSDASGKPPAGGLGTSAAAAANELNNNLPGGAAAPAAPGSGGVNCAVGPAALPRSAPGPRRPEDEPPPTAAAAVSASGAPPARGDDEERDGAQDKGKSSGPSARKGKGQIEKRKLREKRRSTGVVNIPAAECLDEYEDDEAGQKERKREDAITQQNTMQNEAASLLDPGSSYLLQEPSRTVSGRYKSTTTASEEDVSSRYPRTDRSGFSRYNRDANASGNLVSSSMLEKKIEDLEKEVVRERQENLRLVRLMQDKEEMIGKLKEEIDLLNRDLDDIEDENEQLKQENKTLLKVVGQLTSVPDYQ
- the PAWR gene encoding PRKC apoptosis WT1 regulator protein isoform X2 produces the protein MATGGYRTGGSGGSTTDFLEEWKAKREKMRAKQNPPGPAAPGGGSSDASGKPPAGGLGTSAAAAANELNNNLPGGAAAPAAPGSGGVNCAVGPAALPRSAPGPRRPEDEPPPTAAAAVSASGAPPARGDDEERDGAQDKGKSSGPSARKGKGQIEKRKLREKRRSTGVVNIPAAECLDEYEDDEAGQKERKREDAITQQNTMQNEAASLLDPGSSYLLQEPSRTVSGRYKSTTTASEEDVSSRYPRTDRSGFSRYNRDANASGNLVSSSMLEKKIEDLEKEVVRERQENLRLVRLMQDKEEMIGKLKEEIDLLNRDLDDIEDENEQLKQENKTLLKVVGQLTR